From one Synechocystis sp. PCC 6803 substr. PCC-P genomic stretch:
- a CDS encoding FkbM family methyltransferase: MAQALLNNAFIRRCSDNFFNFVGNLLTPSWDGRLLGIRQLNIQTIIDIGANKGQFAKKMRRYFPQAQIFAFEPLPLPYQQLQQWGDRQQNRVRTFNLALGDRVDELEINSHVLFTASSSLLPTTKLCESLYPMVREQEKIIVHQSTLDREMEQFVGKLLPELLVKIDVQGYEDRVIRGGEKILRQAKACILEISLDGLYKGQCQFRDIFPLLDNLGLRYAGNLDQVVAADGHVRYLNALFLRPD, from the coding sequence ATGGCCCAGGCTCTGTTGAATAACGCTTTTATCCGCCGTTGCAGTGACAATTTTTTTAACTTTGTTGGCAACTTGCTCACCCCTAGTTGGGATGGCAGACTTCTGGGAATTAGGCAATTAAATATTCAAACCATTATTGATATTGGCGCTAATAAGGGACAATTTGCCAAAAAAATGCGCCGCTATTTTCCCCAAGCTCAAATTTTTGCCTTTGAACCCTTGCCCCTACCCTATCAACAACTCCAACAATGGGGCGATCGCCAACAAAACCGTGTTCGTACTTTTAACTTGGCCCTTGGCGATCGGGTGGATGAGTTGGAAATTAATAGCCATGTGCTTTTTACCGCTTCTTCATCCCTCTTACCAACGACGAAACTTTGCGAAAGCTTATATCCCATGGTGCGGGAACAGGAAAAAATTATCGTTCACCAGTCAACCCTTGACCGGGAAATGGAACAATTTGTAGGAAAGCTACTGCCGGAATTACTGGTAAAAATCGACGTACAGGGTTACGAAGACCGGGTGATTCGAGGCGGAGAAAAAATACTAAGGCAAGCTAAGGCCTGTATTTTGGAAATTTCCTTAGATGGACTGTATAAGGGGCAATGCCAATTCCGGGATATTTTTCCCCTATTGGACAATCTCGGACTGCGCTATGCTGGCAATCTGGATCAAGTGGTCGCCGCCGATGGCCATGTGCGCTATCTCAATGCTCTCTTCTTGCGTCCCGATTAA